One window of the bacterium genome contains the following:
- the rpoC gene encoding DNA-directed RNA polymerase subunit beta', giving the protein MFDAIRISLASPKVIRDWSRGEVKKPETINYRTFKPERDGLFCERIFGPVKDWECACGKYKRIRYKGVVCDRCGVEVTQSKVRRERLGHIELVAPVTHIWYFKGVPSRIAYLLNIGARALEKVIYYESYIVTDPGDTPLAKRQMLSDEDYRGFREQYGNAFKAKMGAEAIRDLLREIDLVEMSEKFHKDMETSSLQKKKEIVKRLKVVEAFRKSGNKPEWMVLEVVPVIPPELRPLVPLDGGRFATSDLNDLYRRVINRNNRLKKLMDLKAPDVIIRNEKRMLQEAVDALFDNGRRGHAVKGPGNRPLKSLSDMLKGKQGRFRQNLLGKRVDYSGRSVIVVGPELKLWQCGLPKKMALELFKPFIIKKLEERGYVHTIKSAKKMVERVKPEVWDILEEVLKDHPVMLNRAPTLHRQGIQAFLPVLVEGKALRIHPLVCAAFNADFDGDQMAVHVPLSTEAQLEARVLMLSTNNILSTSSGRPIISPSQDIVLGCYYLTKERPGIQGEGTIFSSPEEVMVALDAKAIPIHAKIKVRVNGELLEITAGRVYFNENVVPEKIRYVNKALTKKELTNLVAHSYKELGTYETVIMLDKMKEIGFEAATRAGITVSMDDILIPGDKPELIAQAKKEVAAIERQYQQGVITDGERYNKVIDIWTHTTDNIAEVMMGGLLEDRTGFNPIYMMADSGARGSKMQIRQLAGMRGLMAKPQQKITGAAGEIIESPIIANFREGLNVLEYFISTHGARKGLADTALKTADAGYLTRRLVDVAQDVIVSEHDCGTLNGISIGAIREGSEVIEPLKERILGRVALDNVVDLLSDEVLVRSGQEITEEIAEKIENAVVERIRIRSVLTCESRRGVCEKCYGRNLSTGKTVEVGEAVGIIAAQSIGEPGTQLTLRTFHIGGTASRVLEISKIEAKNDGVVRLHNARTIKDFEKNNLVLNRNAELGVYDERGSERELYPLPYGTVLKVSEGDPVKKGDVIALWDLYNVPIFTEYSGKVEFEDVVEGKTMKEQTDEATGLIGRVIVDHKEEDMHPQIVIRDDKNKAIGSYAIPTGAYFTVENGDTITSGTILAKIPREISKTRDITGGLPRVAELFEARKPKGAAVISEIDGTVSFGVGTVRGMRRCLVKHETGIEKEYLIPVGKHLNVRDSDRVHAGEALTDGPINPHDILEIKGENEVQEYLVNKVQEVYRLQGVTINDKHIEVIVRQLLRKVVVEDAGDTKFLVGTQVYRFTFRDENERVSKEGGRPATARPILLGITKASLGTESFISAASFQETTRVLTEAAIAGKVDQLSGLKENVIMGHLISAGTGMPHLQKLRAELEGKDKEEEEKVSEEVEVSAN; this is encoded by the coding sequence ATGTTTGATGCGATCCGTATTTCGCTGGCATCGCCGAAAGTCATCCGCGACTGGTCGCGGGGTGAGGTGAAAAAACCGGAGACAATCAATTACCGTACTTTTAAACCGGAGCGGGATGGGTTGTTTTGCGAGAGAATTTTTGGTCCGGTAAAAGACTGGGAATGCGCCTGCGGCAAGTACAAGCGCATCCGCTACAAGGGTGTTGTCTGTGATCGTTGCGGTGTTGAGGTTACGCAAAGCAAGGTCCGGCGCGAGCGTCTGGGGCATATTGAACTGGTTGCGCCGGTAACGCATATTTGGTATTTTAAAGGGGTGCCTTCCCGGATTGCTTATCTGCTCAATATTGGCGCCCGTGCACTTGAGAAGGTTATTTATTATGAGAGTTATATTGTAACCGATCCCGGCGATACGCCTTTGGCCAAACGCCAGATGCTAAGTGATGAAGATTATCGCGGGTTTAGAGAACAATATGGAAATGCTTTTAAAGCCAAAATGGGCGCGGAAGCGATCCGCGATCTTTTGCGTGAAATTGACCTGGTGGAAATGTCCGAGAAATTTCACAAGGATATGGAAACCAGTTCTTTGCAAAAGAAGAAAGAAATCGTCAAGCGCCTCAAAGTTGTGGAAGCCTTTCGTAAATCGGGGAACAAACCGGAATGGATGGTTTTGGAAGTTGTTCCGGTGATTCCGCCGGAGTTGCGTCCTTTGGTGCCGTTGGATGGCGGGCGTTTTGCGACATCCGATTTGAATGATCTTTATCGCCGCGTTATTAATCGCAACAACCGGCTTAAGAAACTTATGGATCTTAAAGCGCCGGATGTCATTATTCGTAATGAAAAACGTATGCTGCAAGAAGCGGTGGATGCTTTGTTTGATAATGGCCGCCGCGGTCATGCAGTCAAAGGGCCGGGTAACCGTCCGTTGAAATCCCTGTCCGATATGCTTAAGGGAAAACAGGGACGCTTCCGCCAGAATTTGCTGGGCAAGCGCGTTGATTATTCCGGTCGTTCGGTTATTGTGGTCGGGCCCGAGCTCAAGCTCTGGCAGTGCGGTCTTCCCAAGAAAATGGCGCTGGAATTGTTCAAACCTTTTATTATTAAAAAGCTGGAAGAACGCGGATATGTTCACACCATTAAAAGCGCCAAGAAAATGGTGGAAAGGGTCAAACCGGAAGTTTGGGATATTTTGGAAGAGGTTTTGAAGGATCACCCTGTGATGCTTAACCGTGCACCCACACTGCATCGCCAGGGTATTCAGGCTTTTCTGCCGGTTTTGGTGGAAGGCAAAGCCCTGCGTATTCATCCTCTGGTGTGTGCCGCGTTTAACGCTGATTTTGACGGTGACCAAATGGCGGTTCACGTACCACTTTCGACGGAAGCCCAATTGGAAGCCAGGGTTTTGATGCTTTCAACCAATAATATTCTTTCAACCTCCAGCGGACGTCCGATTATTTCACCTTCGCAGGATATTGTTTTGGGTTGCTATTATCTAACCAAGGAACGTCCCGGTATTCAGGGTGAGGGAACGATTTTTTCCAGTCCCGAAGAGGTCATGGTTGCGTTGGATGCCAAAGCCATTCCCATTCATGCCAAAATTAAGGTTCGGGTAAATGGCGAGCTGTTGGAAATAACCGCAGGCCGGGTTTACTTCAATGAAAATGTGGTTCCGGAAAAAATTCGTTATGTCAATAAAGCACTTACCAAAAAAGAGCTGACCAATTTGGTGGCCCATAGCTATAAGGAGTTGGGGACCTACGAAACAGTCATTATGCTGGATAAAATGAAGGAAATTGGTTTCGAAGCAGCCACCCGTGCCGGTATCACGGTGAGTATGGATGATATTCTTATCCCGGGAGACAAGCCTGAATTGATTGCCCAGGCGAAAAAAGAAGTGGCCGCCATTGAACGTCAGTATCAGCAGGGTGTCATCACAGACGGTGAACGGTACAACAAAGTCATCGATATCTGGACACATACCACAGATAATATTGCCGAGGTCATGATGGGCGGCCTGTTGGAAGACCGGACTGGTTTTAATCCTATTTATATGATGGCGGATTCCGGTGCGCGTGGTTCGAAGATGCAGATTCGTCAACTGGCCGGTATGCGTGGTTTGATGGCCAAGCCGCAGCAGAAAATTACCGGTGCTGCCGGTGAAATTATTGAATCACCGATTATCGCTAATTTTCGCGAGGGATTGAATGTGCTGGAGTATTTTATCTCCACCCATGGTGCCCGGAAAGGTTTGGCGGATACCGCGCTTAAAACAGCGGATGCCGGTTACCTGACCCGCCGGTTGGTGGATGTGGCGCAGGATGTTATTGTTTCGGAGCATGATTGCGGCACCCTCAATGGTATTTCCATTGGTGCGATTCGTGAAGGGTCGGAAGTCATCGAGCCGCTCAAGGAAAGAATTCTGGGTCGTGTGGCATTGGACAATGTTGTTGATCTGCTCTCGGATGAGGTCTTGGTCCGGTCGGGTCAGGAAATTACCGAAGAGATTGCCGAGAAAATTGAGAATGCAGTTGTTGAAAGAATTCGTATCCGTTCCGTGTTGACTTGCGAAAGCCGCCGCGGTGTTTGCGAAAAATGTTACGGACGAAATCTGTCAACCGGTAAAACCGTCGAGGTCGGTGAGGCAGTGGGGATTATTGCCGCCCAGTCCATCGGTGAACCCGGTACACAGTTGACACTGAGAACGTTTCATATCGGCGGTACGGCCAGTCGTGTTTTGGAAATTTCAAAGATCGAAGCCAAGAATGACGGCGTTGTTCGGTTGCACAATGCCCGTACAATCAAAGATTTCGAAAAAAATAATCTCGTCCTGAACCGCAATGCTGAATTGGGTGTGTATGATGAGCGTGGTTCGGAACGGGAATTGTATCCTTTGCCCTACGGTACGGTGTTGAAGGTTTCCGAGGGGGACCCGGTTAAAAAGGGTGATGTAATTGCTTTGTGGGATCTTTATAATGTTCCGATTTTTACCGAGTACTCCGGTAAAGTTGAGTTTGAGGATGTTGTGGAAGGCAAAACCATGAAGGAACAGACCGATGAAGCCACGGGTTTGATCGGTCGTGTGATCGTTGACCACAAGGAAGAAGATATGCATCCTCAGATTGTGATTCGGGATGATAAAAATAAAGCGATCGGGTCTTATGCCATTCCGACGGGGGCTTATTTTACTGTAGAAAACGGTGATACCATTACGTCCGGTACGATTTTGGCAAAGATTCCCCGAGAAATATCAAAAACCCGTGATATTACGGGTGGTTTGCCGCGTGTGGCGGAGTTGTTTGAGGCACGCAAGCCTAAAGGCGCTGCAGTGATTAGCGAGATTGACGGTACGGTGAGCTTTGGTGTCGGAACAGTACGCGGTATGCGTCGTTGCCTGGTCAAACATGAAACCGGTATTGAGAAGGAATATTTGATTCCGGTGGGTAAGCATCTTAATGTTCGTGACAGTGATCGTGTGCATGCGGGTGAAGCCTTGACCGATGGTCCGATCAATCCGCATGATATTCTGGAAATCAAAGGTGAGAATGAAGTCCAGGAATATCTGGTCAATAAGGTTCAGGAAGTTTACCGCTTGCAGGGTGTTACCATCAATGACAAGCACATTGAGGTTATTGTCCGGCAGTTGCTTCGCAAGGTTGTGGTGGAAGATGCCGGTGATACCAAATTCCTGGTGGGGACACAGGTTTACCGCTTTACCTTCCGGGATGAAAACGAACGGGTATCCAAAGAAGGCGGACGGCCGGCAACAGCGCGTCCGATTCTGCTGGGTATTACCAAAGCCAGCCTGGGTACGGAAAGTTTTATTTCCGCAGCCAGCTTTCAGGAAACCACGCGTGTTTTGACCGAAGCGGCGATTGCCGGCAAGGTGGATCAACTGAGCGGGCTCAAGGAAAACGTGATCATGGGTCATCTTATTTCTGCGGGTACGGGCATGCCGCATTTGCAGAAATTGCGTGCTGAGTTGGAAGGCAAAGATAAAGAAGAGGAAGAAAAAGTGTCTGAAGAAGTTGAAGTCAGCGCGAATTAA